From Staphylococcus sp. M0911, a single genomic window includes:
- a CDS encoding AI-2E family transporter, with the protein MLNKVWFRTGIALIMLFILIKLFMQVHEVFTPVVTIVGSVFLPFLISGFLFYICLPFQTLLEKWGFPRWASILTIFVVLIAIIAIVVAFIAPIIISNINNLIKQTPALQKETERLINFSLTQIDKLPSDVTHRINNMVKSMGDGVTDVLSNSISYITSLISTIFLLIMVPFFLIYMLKDHEKFIPAVAKFFKGERKVFVVDLLKDLNYTLKSYIQGQVTVSVILGIILYIGYTIIGLPYTPLLVLFAGVANLIPFLGPWLSFTPAAILGIIDGPSTFIWVCVITLIAQQLEGNVITPNVMGKSLSMHPLTIIVVILAAGDLGGFTLILIAVPLYAVLKTVISNIFKYRQRIIDKANSNVKD; encoded by the coding sequence ATGTTAAATAAAGTTTGGTTTAGAACCGGCATAGCTTTAATTATGTTGTTCATACTCATCAAACTATTTATGCAAGTGCATGAAGTATTTACACCAGTTGTAACTATCGTCGGTTCTGTTTTTCTTCCTTTTTTAATTAGTGGGTTCTTATTCTACATATGTTTACCATTTCAAACATTATTAGAAAAATGGGGATTCCCAAGATGGGCAAGTATTTTAACTATATTTGTAGTATTAATTGCAATTATCGCTATTGTTGTAGCCTTTATTGCACCTATCATTATTTCAAATATTAATAACTTAATTAAACAAACACCTGCCCTACAAAAAGAAACTGAGCGTTTAATCAATTTCTCACTAACACAAATTGATAAATTACCAAGTGATGTCACACATCGAATAAATAACATGGTTAAATCAATGGGAGATGGCGTCACAGATGTATTATCTAACTCAATTTCATATATTACATCATTAATTTCTACCATTTTCTTATTAATAATGGTACCGTTCTTCCTTATTTACATGTTGAAAGATCATGAAAAATTTATTCCTGCTGTAGCTAAATTTTTCAAAGGTGAACGTAAAGTATTTGTCGTAGATTTATTAAAAGACTTAAACTATACGTTAAAATCTTATATTCAAGGTCAAGTAACAGTTAGTGTTATCTTAGGTATCATCTTGTATATTGGTTATACAATAATCGGCTTACCTTATACACCGTTACTTGTTTTATTCGCTGGTGTTGCTAACTTAATACCATTCTTAGGTCCATGGCTTTCTTTCACGCCAGCAGCTATTTTAGGTATTATCGATGGACCTTCAACGTTCATTTGGGTATGTGTCATTACATTGATTGCTCAACAATTGGAAGGTAATGTCATCACGCCAAATGTAATGGGTAAATCACTTAGCATGCATCCATTAACAATTATTGTGGTTATATTAGCTGCAGGTGATTTAGGTGGTTTCACACTTATTTTAATTGCTGTACCTTTATATGCAGTGTTAAAAACAGTTATTAGCAATATCTTTAAATATCGTCAACGTATTATTGATAAAGCAAATAGCAATGTCAAAGATTAA
- the fabI gene encoding enoyl-ACP reductase FabI, translated as MLNLENKTYVIMGIANKRSIGFGVAKVLDQLGAKLVFTYRKERSRKELEKLLDQLNQPEARLYQIDVQSDEGVINGFAKIGEEVGNIDGVYHSIAFANMEDLRGRFSETSRDGFLLAQDISSYSLTIVAHEAKKLMPEGGSIVATTYLGGEFAVQNYNVMGVAKASLEANVKYLALDLGEDNIRVNAISAGPIRTLSAKGVGGFNTILKEIEERSPLRRNVDQEEVGKTAAYLLSDLSSGVTGENIHVDGGFHAIK; from the coding sequence ATGTTAAATCTAGAAAATAAAACTTACGTCATTATGGGAATTGCTAATAAACGTAGTATTGGTTTTGGTGTTGCAAAAGTATTGGACCAATTAGGTGCAAAATTAGTATTTACATATCGTAAAGAACGTAGCCGTAAAGAATTAGAAAAATTATTAGATCAATTAAATCAACCTGAAGCACGTTTATATCAAATTGATGTTCAAAGTGATGAAGGTGTTATCAATGGATTTGCAAAAATTGGTGAAGAAGTAGGTAATATCGACGGTGTTTACCACTCAATCGCATTTGCAAATATGGAAGATTTAAGAGGACGTTTCTCTGAAACTTCTAGAGACGGTTTCTTATTAGCACAAGATATTAGTTCATATTCTTTAACCATTGTTGCACATGAAGCTAAAAAATTAATGCCTGAAGGTGGTAGTATAGTTGCAACTACTTATTTAGGTGGCGAATTTGCAGTACAAAACTATAATGTTATGGGTGTTGCAAAAGCAAGTTTAGAAGCTAATGTTAAATATTTAGCGCTTGACTTAGGTGAAGACAATATCCGTGTGAATGCTATTTCAGCAGGACCTATTCGTACACTAAGTGCAAAAGGTGTGGGTGGATTCAATACTATACTTAAAGAAATTGAAGAACGTTCACCATTAAGACGTAATGTCGATCAAGAAGAAGTAGGTAAAACTGCTGCATACTTATTAAGTGACTTATCAAGTGGTGTGACAGGTGAAAATATTCATGTAGATGGTGGATTCCACGCAATTAAATAG